A genomic segment from Solenopsis invicta isolate M01_SB chromosome 5, UNIL_Sinv_3.0, whole genome shotgun sequence encodes:
- the LOC105195155 gene encoding LOW QUALITY PROTEIN: neuronal membrane glycoprotein M6-a (The sequence of the model RefSeq protein was modified relative to this genomic sequence to represent the inferred CDS: deleted 2 bases in 1 codon; substituted 1 base at 1 genomic stop codon), with amino-acid sequence MTRLRELRQARESLPLRGNLGSNASLDRFSERSLHGLNLKERSCRNMCNDCMARVPYATLIATIMCCVGVGIFCGTMYRGALLCSLMMDQVFHLRLGWLGTVQLVFASIGACMAALGFMILCVGCLATGATRHKVYRAWRSRVGGRISCAVFMTIIYILQIAWLLIFAFLVITTLIFTIFWNLCSNTCPISXVQSLDDCIDFTQFGFMFPNNTRIEDMKVCGPQEVKLFCKDFVEKAEVMFILATAGSVLVILSLIHYLMCLSANYAHIRDHEKFQELQELQYLQDATDPDSPQPGMGTLGSHRGKDRF; translated from the exons ATGACGAGATTACGCGAGCTTCGCCAGGCTAGGGAGAGTCTGCCGCTACGCGGAAATTTAGGAAGCAACGCTAGTTTAGACAGGTTTTCCGAGCGTAGTCTACACGGTTTAAATTTGAAAGAACGAAGCTGCA GGAACATGTGCAACGATTGTATGGCCAGAGTGCCGTATGCAACTCTCATTGCAACCATTATGTGCTGCGTGGGAGTTGGAATCTTCTGTGGAACTATGTATAGAGGTGCACTGCTGTGTTCTCTCATGATGGATCAG GTGTTTCATTTGCGTCTTGGATGGTTGGGAACAGTGCAGCTGGTGTTTGCATCAATTGGTGCTTGTATGGCAGCTTTAGGATTTATGATTTTGTGTGTCGGTTGTCTTGCAACTGGTGCTACAAGGCACAAAGTTTACCGTGCATGGAGATCCCGAGTGGGTGGACGTATCTCCTGTGCTGTT TTTATGACTATCATCTACATCCTGCAAATAGCTTGGCTTTTGATATTTGCATTCCTGGTTATTACCACACTAATATTCACCATATTTTGGAATTTGTGCAGCAAT ACGTGTCCAATCTCTTGAGTCCAATCTCTTGACGACTGCATTGATTTTACTCAATTTG GCTTCATGTTTCCAAACAACACACGAATAGAGGATATGAAAGTATGCGGACCCCAGGAAGTCAAGCTCTTTTGTAAGGATTTCGTGGAAAAGGCCGAGGTGATGTTCATTTTGGCGACCGCGGGGAGCGTACTCGTGATTCTAAGCTTGATACACTATCTAATGTGCTTATCCGCTAACTACGCACATATACGAGATCACGAAAAGTTCCAAGAGTTGCAAGAGCTACAGTATCTGCAGGACGCGACCGATCCAGATTCTCCTCAGCCGGGAATGGGTACTCTTGGCTCTCATCGCGGTAAAGACAGGTTCTAG